A genome region from Anaerobacillus alkaliphilus includes the following:
- the lysA gene encoding diaminopimelate decarboxylase, translated as MYKHGTSRSNDLGHLEIGGVDTVQLREQFGTPLYVYDVALIRERANSFLQAFKKRGIKAQVAYASKAFSCVAMVQLAKELDLSLDVVSGGELHTALVAGFPVEKIHFHGNNKSVFEIEMAVEAGIGCFVVDNFYEIELLREAAKKYQKTVSVLLRITPGVEAHTHDYISTGQEDSKFGFDLISGQAEEAIVRVSDDDAFEMLGLHCHIGSQIFETTGFTMAVEKIFSYLAEWKTKLNYVPKVVNLGGGFGIRYIEGDTPLPVSQYIDATIDAVEEQSAKLGIDIPEIWIEPGRSLVGDAGTTLYTIGSEKEIPEVRHYLSVDGGMTDNLRPALYQAKYEAMIANRSNESSQETYSIAGKCCESGDMLIWDIALPFAKHGDLLAVSCTGAYGYSMSNNYNRIPRPAVVFVENGDPTLVVKRETYKDIVQLDLQLSGKGLSK; from the coding sequence ATGTACAAACATGGCACGAGTAGAAGTAATGACTTAGGACATTTAGAAATAGGTGGAGTTGATACTGTTCAATTAAGAGAACAGTTTGGTACCCCATTATATGTCTATGATGTAGCTTTAATTAGGGAAAGAGCAAACAGCTTTTTACAGGCTTTTAAAAAACGTGGAATTAAAGCGCAAGTTGCATATGCAAGTAAAGCTTTTAGTTGTGTGGCAATGGTTCAGTTAGCTAAGGAACTAGATCTAAGTTTAGATGTCGTTTCTGGTGGCGAGTTACACACAGCTTTAGTAGCAGGATTTCCAGTAGAAAAAATTCATTTTCACGGCAATAATAAGAGTGTTTTTGAAATTGAAATGGCCGTTGAAGCAGGGATTGGTTGCTTTGTCGTTGATAATTTTTATGAGATTGAACTCTTACGAGAAGCCGCCAAAAAGTATCAAAAAACAGTTTCCGTATTACTGAGAATTACTCCAGGTGTTGAGGCACATACTCATGACTATATTTCAACAGGGCAAGAAGACTCTAAATTTGGTTTCGACTTAATTAGTGGGCAAGCTGAAGAAGCAATTGTCAGGGTTAGTGATGATGACGCGTTTGAAATGCTTGGTTTACATTGTCATATCGGATCTCAAATCTTTGAAACAACGGGTTTTACGATGGCAGTCGAAAAGATATTTTCTTACTTAGCTGAATGGAAAACTAAGTTGAACTACGTTCCAAAGGTAGTAAACTTAGGTGGGGGTTTTGGTATTCGTTATATAGAAGGTGATACACCACTTCCGGTTTCACAATATATCGATGCAACAATTGATGCAGTAGAAGAACAATCAGCTAAGTTAGGTATTGATATTCCCGAAATTTGGATTGAACCGGGCCGTTCCCTCGTTGGTGATGCTGGCACGACACTATATACAATTGGCTCAGAAAAAGAAATACCTGAAGTACGGCACTACTTATCAGTTGATGGTGGGATGACAGATAACCTTCGACCAGCGCTTTATCAAGCTAAGTACGAGGCGATGATTGCTAATCGTAGTAACGAAAGCAGCCAAGAAACATACTCAATTGCAGGAAAGTGTTGTGAAAGTGGGGATATGTTAATTTGGGATATCGCTTTACCGTTTGCGAAACATGGTGATTTGTTGGCAGTTTCTTGTACTGGTGCGTACGGATATTCAATGTCAAATAACTATAATCGGATACCGAGACCGGCAGTTGTTTTCGTAGAGAACGGTGATCCTACTCTAGTTGTAAAAAGAGAGACATATAAAGATATTGTCCAATTGGACCTACAGCTAAGTGGTAAAGGTTTGTCGAAATAG
- a CDS encoding LysM peptidoglycan-binding domain-containing protein, translating into MKKLFTCIMAFLMIPMGSALASSTTTVQDSVIQTGMKYLGAPYQFGAAVGDTTRFDCSSFSAQIFAENGIILPRVSRDQARVGVAVSRTQLQKGDLVFYDTNFDGQINHLGVYIQPGQMIHASSSIGVSITDPFSSYWNSRFVTARRVIPEQQVTIARQAQDGVYTVRSGDSLSVIARDFGVTVTQIRQWNNLTSDVIQIGQRLFVTERTVVTTQVQPTNTTIHTVRSGDTLWSISRQYDVTIDQLMTWNTLSNSVIHIGQSLLVSQPQNTQTYVVKSGDSLWRIATNHNVTVDRLMALNNLQSSVIHVGQVLRVS; encoded by the coding sequence ATGAAAAAACTATTTACTTGTATTATGGCATTTCTAATGATTCCTATGGGTTCTGCATTAGCTAGTTCAACTACTACTGTTCAAGATTCAGTTATCCAAACTGGGATGAAATACCTTGGGGCACCTTATCAGTTTGGAGCAGCGGTTGGGGATACGACACGATTTGATTGTTCATCGTTTTCTGCACAAATTTTCGCTGAAAACGGAATAATCCTACCAAGAGTAAGTCGTGACCAAGCTAGAGTGGGTGTGGCAGTGAGTCGTACACAGTTACAAAAAGGCGATCTAGTATTCTACGATACAAATTTTGATGGTCAAATAAATCATCTAGGTGTATACATACAACCAGGACAAATGATCCATGCATCATCTAGTATTGGTGTTTCAATAACTGATCCGTTTTCTTCTTATTGGAATTCGCGTTTTGTAACTGCTAGAAGAGTGATTCCAGAACAACAGGTTACTATCGCTAGGCAAGCCCAAGATGGCGTGTATACTGTACGATCAGGAGATAGCCTCTCAGTAATTGCGAGAGATTTTGGGGTTACTGTAACACAAATTAGACAATGGAATAACCTAACAAGCGATGTTATTCAGATTGGTCAAAGACTATTTGTGACAGAAAGAACAGTTGTAACAACTCAAGTACAGCCGACTAATACCACTATTCATACTGTTCGTAGTGGAGATACACTTTGGTCAATTAGCCGACAATATGACGTAACTATTGATCAACTAATGACCTGGAATACTCTCTCGAATTCCGTTATTCATATTGGGCAATCCTTGCTAGTTTCGCAACCTCAGAATACTCAAACATATGTCGTTAAATCAGGTGACTCTCTTTGGAGAATCGCCACAAATCATAATGTTACTGTGGATCGTTTAATGGCGTTAAACAACTTGCAGTCAAGTGTCATTCATGTAGGGCAAGTATTACGAGTATCCTAA
- a CDS encoding peptidylprolyl isomerase, giving the protein MKKGSIAFENGEKIVIEFFPEEAPGTVENFEKLANEGFYNGLTFHRVIPGFVAQGGCPTGNGTGGPGYTIKCETEGNPHKHGRGYLSMAHAGRNTGGSQFFILFEAQPHLDGVHTVFGRVIEGMDVVDRIRPNDVMSEVKVWEE; this is encoded by the coding sequence ATGAAAAAGGGTAGTATTGCTTTTGAAAATGGAGAGAAGATTGTCATTGAGTTTTTTCCAGAAGAAGCACCTGGGACAGTAGAAAATTTTGAAAAGTTAGCAAATGAGGGCTTTTATAACGGCCTAACATTCCATCGTGTTATTCCTGGTTTTGTTGCTCAAGGTGGTTGTCCAACAGGAAATGGAACTGGTGGCCCAGGTTATACAATCAAATGTGAAACAGAAGGAAATCCTCATAAACATGGACGTGGATATCTTTCAATGGCACATGCTGGTCGCAACACTGGTGGAAGTCAATTCTTCATTTTGTTTGAAGCACAACCACACTTAGATGGTGTACATACTGTGTTTGGTCGAGTAATCGAAGGCATGGATGTTGTTGACCGTATTCGTCCTAACGATGTTATGAGCGAAGTTAAAGTTTGGGAA